Proteins encoded by one window of Torulaspora delbrueckii CBS 1146 chromosome 2, complete genome:
- the HTA1 gene encoding histone H2A (similar to Saccharomyces cerevisiae HTA1 (YDR225W); ancestral locus Anc_8.439), which produces MSGGKGGKAGSAAKASQSRSAKAGLTFPVGRVHRLLRKGNYAQRVGSGAPVYMTAVLEYLAAEILELAGNAARDNKKTRIIPRHLQLAIRNDDELNKLLGNVTIAQGGVLPNIHQNLLPKKSAKPGAASQEL; this is translated from the coding sequence ATGTCAGGTGGTAAAGGTGGTAAAGCAGGTTCTGCCGCAAAGGCTTCTCAATCCAGATCAGCTAAGGCTGGTCTTACTTTCCCAGTCGGTAGAGTTCACAGACTGCTAAGAAAAGGTAACTACGCTCAAAGAGTTGGTTCTGGTGCTCCAGTTTATATGACTGCTGTTCTTGAATACTTGGCTGCTGAAATCCTAGAATTAGCAGGTAATGCCGCTAGAGATAACAAGAAGACCAGAATTATTCCAAGACATTTGCAATTGGCCATCagaaatgatgatgaattgaacaaattgttGGGTAACGTTACTATTGCTCAAGGTGGTGTCTTGCCAAACATTCATCAAAACTTATTGCCAAAGAAGTCTGCTAAGCCAGGTGCTGCTTCTCAAGAGTTGTAA
- the HTB1 gene encoding histone H2B (similar to Saccharomyces cerevisiae HTB1 (YDR224C); ancestral locus Anc_8.438): MSAKAEKKPASKAPAEKKPAAKKTASSTDSNKKRSKVRKETYSSYIYKVLKQTHPDTGISQKSMSILNSFVNDIFERIATEASKLAAYNKKSTISAREIQTAVRLILPGELAKHAVSEGTRAVTKYSSAASQA; this comes from the coding sequence ATGTCTGCcaaagctgaaaagaaacCTGCTTCCAAAGCCCCAGCTGAGAAAAAACCAGCTGCTAAGAAGACTGCTTCCTCCACGGACAGtaacaagaagagaagtaAGGTCAGAAAGGAAACTTATTCTTCTTACATCTacaaagttttgaaacaAACTCACCCAGATACCGGTATCTCTCAAAAATCAATGTCcattttgaattctttcGTCAACGATATTTTCGAGAGAATTGCCACTGAAGCTTCTAAATTGGCTGCCtacaacaagaaatctACTATCTCTGCCAGAGAAATTCAAACTGCAGTTAGGTTGATCCTACCAGGTGAATTGGCAAAGCATGCAGTCTCCGAAGGTACTAGAGCTGTGACCAAGTACTCCTCTGCTGCTAGTCAAGCTTAa
- the CCC1 gene encoding Ccc1p (similar to Saccharomyces cerevisiae CCC1 (YLR220W); ancestral locus Anc_8.437): MSVVALKNAVVGLMSSRNKGQDDKAPLLTNDNASGTSRGLYGSSNDLEDGRADRANANVSRGSSNSTLSGKTSPNNDDEDGESHNSWSLLNSVDPRVISDLIIGLSDGLTVPFALTAGLSSLGDSKLVITGGFAELISGTISMGLGGYLGARSESDYYHAEVKQEKRKFYDNMTVINHEIEDILLEINPNFSDETIVSFIKDLQRTPELMVDFIIRYGRGLDEPAENRELISAVTIGGGYLLGGFVPLIPYFFVREVGTGLIWSVVVMVITLFWFGYYKTQVSMSDTCTLQKKMSDGLQMIAVGGIAAGSAWFLVRALG; the protein is encoded by the coding sequence atgtcAGTGGTAGCACTGAAGAATGCCGTCGTGGGATTGATGAGTTCAAGGAATAAAGGTCAAGATGATAAGGCCCCACTGTTGACTAATGATAATGCTTCTGGTACTTCCAGAGGCTTATATGGGTCTAGTAATGATTTAGAAGATGGAAGAGCTGATAGGGCCAATGCCAATGTGAGTCGGGGTAGTAGTAATAGCACTTTGAGTGGGAAGACAAGCCCTAataacgatgatgaggatggtGAATCTCACAATTCGTGGAGTTTACTGAATTCAGTTGATCCTCGTGTGATAAGTGATCTTATCATTGGTCTAAGTGATGGGTTGACTGTTCCCTTTGCGTTGACGGCTGGTTTGTCAAGTCTAGGTGATAGTAAACTGGTCATTACTGGTGGATTTGCTGAGTTGATCTCGGGAACCATATCTATGGGTCTAGGTGGTTACCTAGGTGCTAGAAGTGAGAGTGATTATTACCATGCAGAGGTTAAacaagagaagaggaaattTTACGATAATATGACAGTGATAAATCATGAGATCGAAGATATCTTGCTTGAAATTAatccaaacttttcagaTGAGACTATCGTTTCATTTATTAAggatttacaaagaacaCCGGAACTTATGGTTGACTTTATTATTAGATATGGTAGAGGACTAGATGAGCCCGCGGAGAACAGAGAATTAATAAGTGCAGTGACCATTGGTGGTGGCTATCTACTTGGTGGATTTGTACCGCTAATTCCATATTTTTTTGTGCGTGAAGTGGGAACGGGGTTGATCTGGTCCGTGGTAGTCATGGTGATTACTTTGTTTTGGTTCGGTTATTATAAGACACAGGTCTCTATGAGTGATACGTGCACTctacagaagaagatgagcGACGGACTCCAAATGATCGCCGTTGGAGGAATTGCCGCCGGTTCTGCATGGTTCCTCGTTAGGGCTCTAGGATAG
- the RSA3 gene encoding Rsa3p (similar to Saccharomyces cerevisiae RSA3 (YLR221C); ancestral locus Anc_8.436) codes for MSEGEARAAKSVAKKSRRRKKRRTVDVSDSSSSDSSSDNESGRETKAVEVEEEDIQLTDDEVAVEEKMAFDVVETLDDKAKDKLNTIPFTTTELTERNDYNKGQSADLTKVKQSLQEDRQKLGTALNNMAEEKNKYLGLMFENYGEDINSLREAPDFTNKSLIMLANVLKDGTGMFDVDTLKTILN; via the coding sequence ATGTCTGAAGGTGAAGCAAGGGCTGCGAAGAGTGTAGCTAAGAAATCTagaaggagaaagaagagaagaacgGTCGATGTATCCGATTCTTCCAGCTCGGATTCAAGCTCAGATAATGAGTCGGGACGGGAGACTAAGGCAGTAGAGgtggaggaagaagatattcAACTGACTGATGACGAAGTCGCTgtagaagagaaaatggcATTCGATGTTGTTGAGACCTTAGACGATAAGGCGAAGGATAAATTGAATACAATACCATTTACTACAACAGAACTTACAGAGAGAAACGATTATAACAAGGGGCAATCGGCAGATCTAACCAAGGTCAAACAAAGTTTGCAAGAGGATAGACAAAAATTAGGTACAGCACTGAACAACATGGCAGAGGAAAAGAACAAGTACTTGGGCCTTATGTTTGAAAACTACGGAGAAGATATCAATTCGTTGAGGGAAGCACCCGATTTTACGAATAAGTCACTTATAATGTTGGCCAATGTGCTTAAGGATGGGACAGGCATGTTTGATGTAGATACTTTAAAGACTATACTGAAttaa
- the UTP13 gene encoding U3 snoRNA-associated protein UTP13 (similar to Saccharomyces cerevisiae UTP13 (YLR222C); ancestral locus Anc_8.435) — protein sequence MDLKTSYTNSSLRPIYAGSGAICTTSEDGSILATPVLDEINVIQLKPTQKLLHTIENDDEQEITALRLTPDGRYLCYVSQAQQLKIFSLDSMKITRSMKISSPSYVMDSDSTSTLIAIGGTDGSISVVDVENGYITHSFKGHGGTISSLKFHGELNGDKWLLASGDTNGVAKVWDLVKRRCLHTMQEHTSAIRGLDFKEVEGEDCVKLLSGGRDDIVNLWEFNMKKHSKLLKTVPVHQQVESCGFVRESDLVYTAGGEAVLQLISLESQKVIKKTQKPIEELFIVGVLPILSGREFYLVLSDQTLQLINMEEAISNFDDELINVASSIAGNHGTIADIRVVGPGLNKIALATNSPALRIIPIPQTSENSLPLDVEVYEGHEDLLNSLDATEDGLWLATCSKDSSAILWRFNVETAKFFPYAKFTGHSASVTAVALPNVMLRGWPEFLITASNDLTVKRWKVPKPANEDISDLLTIKQSEYTFHVHAKDINALSLAPNDSLFATASYDKTCKIWDVETGESKATLAGHKRGLWDVSFCQYDKLLATSSGDKTIKIWNLDTFSCVKTLEGHTNAVQRCAFMNKQKQLVSSGADGLIKIWDCITGDCLKTLDGHGNRIWAMNVCNDGDLIISADADGVFQFWRDCTEEQREQDLEKEKKKVEQEQTLQNYLSNEDWTNAFLLALTLDHPMRLFNVLRRSVIKSDDDTTSIFNKELDEVISTLSNEQLILLIKRSRDWNTNARTHNIAQKVIKCILLHHNISELCEIPGLVQLVDAIIPYTKRHFSRVDNLIEQSYILDYALVEMDRIL from the coding sequence ATGGATTTGAAGACTAGCTATACCAATAGTTCGTTACGTCCCATTTACGCTGGAAGTGGGGCTATTTGTACTACTTCAGAAGATGGTAGCATATTAGCGACCCCAGTGCTGGATGAGATCAATGTCATTCAATTAAAACCTACTCAAAAGCTTCTACATACAATcgaaaatgatgatgagcaaGAGATCACCGCTTTGAGGCTCACTCCAGATGGAAGATACCTGTGCTATGTTTCTCAGGCTCAACAACTGAAAATCTTTAGCTTGGATTCAATGAAGATAACGAGATCAATGAAGATATCATCACCTTCCTACGTTATGGATTCTGATTCCACTTCGACATTAATTGCCATTGGTGGTACCGATGGTAGTATTAGTGTCGTTGATGTGGAGAATGGCTATATTACTCATTCCTTCAAAGGTCATGGTGGTACTATCTCGAGCCTGAAATTCCATGGAGAGCTTAATGGTGATAAATGGCTACTGGCTTCCGGTGACACGAATGGTGTGGCCAAGGTCTGGGATCTGGTCAAGAGAAGATGTTTGCATACGATGCAAGAACACACGTCAGCAATTAGAGGTCTGGATTTCAAGGAAGTGGAGGGTGAAGATTGTGTGAAGTTGTTATCTGGTGGTAGGGATGATATTGTAAATCTTTGGGAATTCAATATGAAAAAGCATTCTAAGTTGTTAAAGACTGTACCCGTTCACCAACAGGTCGAATCGTGTGGATTTGTCCGCGAGTCGGATCTGGTTTACACTGCTGGTGGTGAAGCAGTATTACAGTTAATTTCACTCGAGAGTCAAAAAGTCATTAAGAAGACCCAGAAGcctattgaagaactgTTCATTGTTGGAGTACTGCCAATTTTAAGTGGCAGAGAATTCTACCTAGTTCTGTCCGATCAAACATTGCAACTTATCAACATGGAAGAAGCTATCTCGAATTTTGATGACGAACTGATCAATGTAGCATCATCAATCGCCGGTAATCACGGTACAATTGCTGACATTAGAGTGGTGGGCCCAGGTTTAAACAAAATTGCCTTAGCCACGAACTCGCCCGCTTTAAGGATCATTCCAATCCCTCAGACGTCAGAGAATTCTCTCCCACTTGACGTCGAAGTTTACGAAGGTCACGAAGATTTACTGAACTCGCTAGATGCTACTGAGGATGGCCTATGGCTTGCAACATGCTCAAAGGACAGTTCCGCGATCCTGTGGAGATTTAACGTTGAGACCGCTAAGTTCTTCCCATACGCCAAGTTCACTGGTCATTCAGCTTCAGTGACTGCGGTCGCTTTGCCAAATGTGATGTTAAGAGGTTGGCCAGAGTTTTTGATTACTGCATCAAACGACTTGACCGTTAAGAGATGGAAGGTACCAAAGCCAGCTAACGAAGACATTAGCGATTTGTTAACGATCAAGCAATCGGAGTATACTTTCCATGTACATGCTAAGGATATTAACGCCTTGTCGCTAGCTCCAAACGATTCGTTGTTTGCCACAGCATCATATGATAAGACCTGCAAAATATGGGACGTTGAGACCGGTGAGAGCAAAGCCACCCTGGCGGGTCACAAGCGTGGTCTTTGGGATGTATCCTTCTGCCAATACGACAAGCTGCTAGCGACTAGTTCAGGTGACAAGACAATaaagatttggaacttGGATACTTTCTCATGTGTCAAGACGTTGGAAGGGCATACAAATGCTGTCCAAAGGTGCGCCTTCATGAACAAGCAAAAGCAACTGGTTAGCAGTGGTGCAGATGGTCTTATCAAAATTTGGGACTGTATCACAGGTGACTGTCTAAAAACCTTGGATGGTCACGGTAACAGAATATGGGCAATGAATGTTTGCAATGATGGTGATCTAATAATTAGTGCAGACGCAGATGGTGTATTCCAGTTCTGGAGAGACTGtactgaagaacaaaggGAACAGGATttggagaaggaaaagaagaaagtcgaacaagaacaaactCTACAGAATTACCTATCGAACGAAGATTGGACTAACGCATTCCTGCTAGCACTAACCTTGGATCATCCAATGAGACTCTTTAACGTCCTAAGGCGGTCAGTGATCAAATCTGATGACGATACTACAtcgatcttcaacaaggaacttgatgaagttaTTTCCACGTTGAGCAACGAACAGCTAATTCTCCTGAtaaaaagatcaagagacTGGAACACCAATGCCAGAACACACAATATTGCTCAAAAGGTGATCAAATGTATCCTACTACATCACAATATCTCAGAACTATGTGAAATACCGGGTCTAGTGCAGTTAGTGGATGCAATTATTCCATATACAAAGAGACACTTTTCCAGAGTGGATAATCTGATAGAGCAAAGCTATATACTCGATTACGCACTAGTAGAGATGGATAGAATACTTTAA